In Danaus plexippus chromosome 8, MEX_DaPlex, whole genome shotgun sequence, the sequence TACTTACAGAGTTCCATGTCCTCCTCATGTATTCTGACAGGGTCAAAGCGGTGTCGCTGCTGAACCAAAAACTGGTTTACGAAGACAGATACTCAGAAGTACATGGAAAGTTGAAGAATATAGTGAAAGATCCTATCGGAAAAACGATTTGGACCGTGACCGATAAAGCCGTTTTTAGATATAAGGTCGAGAGGGAAGAAAGAAATGTTTGGAGGATATACTCTGATAAGGAACAATTCGACCTGGCCAAGCGATACTGTCAAAACAATCCAGcctatatagatataataaacgTGAAACAGGCAGAGTTATTGTTCAAGAAAGGCGATTACGATAAAAGCGCTGAAACATACGCGGAAACACAGAGCAGCTTCGAGACTGTTTGCCTCAAGTTTTTGGAATGCGATCAGGTTAACTCGCTGAAGGTGTACCTCAGTAAGAGATTGGACACTTTGGACGACGACAAGACCCTGATATCGATGATAGTTATTTGGATGACGGAGTTGTTCCTGTCGCAACTCGGGTCGCTCCGTCGCACCGGGAAAGCTGACTCAAACGAGTACCATCAGATCCAGAGCAATTTCGAGATCTTCCTTCTCCAACCCAAGGTCACGAAATGTATGCAACACATTAAAACTGTCATTTACGATCTGATGTCTTCACACGGAGATAAGCAGAACCTCATCAAATTGACTATCATCAACGAGGACCACGAGAACGTAGTGGCGCAAAATATTTACGAGAAGTCGTACGTACAGGCTCTGAACATGCTGCAGCATTTGAAAAAACCCGATCTATTCTATCAGTTCGCTCCGGCCCTGATGGAAGAAATACCGAGAGAAACCGTCAACGCCTTGATTTCTCTTGGACCGATTCTAAGTTCCTCAAGACTGTTGCCGGCGTTCCTCTCCTGCGAAAACGACGAGGCTCATGTATCTGAAATCATTCGATACTTGACATTCATGCTACAGAATTACAATGTCAAGGATCGTGCGATTCATAACTATCTGTTGACGCTGTACGCGGAACACGACGTGCCGGCTCTCATGAGATATCTGTCACGGCAAGGGCAGGAGCTGTCGATGGTGAACTATGACGTACATTATGCCTTGCGGTAGGTTCGCATAAGATTGTGTGAATTAGTGTGAGGCGTTCTATGTTTAGATTAAaggacttttattatattgtgtcattaattaactatttttatatcatcagACTCTGTAGAGAGAAGAACTTGACGGAAGCGTGCGTGAAGCTCTCGGCTCTGCTCGGCCTTTGGGAGTCGGCTGCTGAATTAGCGCTGCAAGTTGATACGGGCCTGGCCAAGACTGTGGCCGACATGCCTGATGATGTGACGCTGCAGAGGAGATTGTGGCTCGGAGTCGGTCAGTTATATAATGTGacattacaaaatgtattaatatatagataaatgaaaaaaaagattGTGAGGATGTGTGGGTATATGAGCACTTTCACACATATGCTACTTaagacaatttaataaaactttaaagcaATGGAGAGATCAGAATAATTGAACAATAATGATGTGTTGGACGTAATTTATCCCAAAGTTAAGTTAGTCACCGCGGTATCGAGGCAGTAAATTTGTGTTTTGCATAGAGCCACATGACAATGGCTAAAGATTTCCCTTTCCCTGACATACCTTGTACATTTTTCCCTACACCCAATCACGAAGTCCAAAGAGACAAAAACGACTTACCTACAGTTagtagtttaattaatatgatccTTAACACCATGTCTGACAATGATTACATTGAACCATTCATACTTTTCCTAAACAttgtgaaaatgtattttaataccaCAACGTCAGCCGTCCATTTCCAGCGGAACACGTTATCACCAAGAACCAGGACATCAAGGTCGCCATGAGTCTTCTAGAAGAATGTCCTCTGATCAAAATCGAAGATATCTTACCATTCTTCAGTGACGTCATTACTATTGACCATTTTAGGGAACCCATCTGTCAGTCCTTACAGGTgagatttttttctaaactttgttttacatatagaaaaaaataataatgtaattctTTATTCTAGGAATATAACAATCAAATAGAAGAACTCAAAGCGGAAATGGAGGACGCCACGAAGTCAGCCGAGTACGTAAGTATTGCGATCGTGTGTCGGCGTGTTGTGGCGGTTCATATATCATTCGTTTTgcagtttataataaaatgaaaacaatgtaTTACAATCACGTGACAGATACTGATGCCGTGTCTATTTTTAGCGTTgatgaaactttttattttagaaaattagtgttttatgataaatatatatagatttacttaaacaaatgatttaaatagatttactttttaattccaAACATCTCACGGAACGTGGGCTAAgtcaataataaacattgatttGTTATGATGCGAAGTTTTAGCAAGATTATCTATGTGACAACCAGGTCCGCAGCGAGATCCAGTCGTTCCGTGGTCGGAGCGCGTTGGTGTGTTCGTCAGACACGTGCTGCGTGTGCTCGCTGGCGCTCCTCCTGCGACCCTTCTACCTGTTCCCTTGCAGCCATCGCTTCCACAGCGACTGTCTCCGGACCGAGATACTGCCGGTGCTGGGTGAGGAAACCTACGGCCTTGGATAGTCTATACCTCTATAAAAAGAGGGGTTAAGAATTTAATGTCATTACAGATCTTTTTACAGGCCGTTTGCTCGATCTCATACAAGGATTTCTGTGATACTAACTGTCATTCGACGAgctatatgaatatatttataatatttccagCGCCCGCACGTCGCAATAAGCTAACGGATCTTCAGAAACAGCTGACGCTGCTGTCTAACATAGAACTGTCGACGGTGACGTCTAGTGGCCTTCCGCTCCGAGAAGTGTTGAAGAACGAGATCGATGACATAGTGGCCAGCGAGTGCCTCTACTGCGGGGAGTACATGATCACTTGTATCGATAGACCATTCATCGCCGACGAGGACTGGGACCGGGTTATGAAGGAGTGGGAATGAATGAATAAACTgtcatcaatatatttatatttactcaaTACATTAAGCTTCACTGATTTGCTTCCCGTTCCATtactacatattaataaaatgttatttaagctCATACATCCGCAGTAGACTCGGCTgtgaatttatatcaaaacataaaGGCAGTGCTtactttttactattaattatagtctaaatgttacataaaaaccGATTACatgtattcaaaaaaaaaatgtattaatttgtatattaaataaacactgaaataatttttaaatatttttagtaacctccgtaatgaaatataataaaaaaaaaaaaccttcagTTCGtagattcatatattttattaagagaaCTGTTATCAGTAacgataaacaataaattaattaaatatttggatTTAAAGTTAAGGGAAAACGTTGTAAATCCTAGAGGACGAAATCAGCATACCTAatgcattgttttattaaaaaaaaaaacaaaatgtacaaacataaataatatatgtggcAACACCAGTGTTAAATAGCACAAGGCACAAAGAACATGAACATGACAGGCCGGTGTAGGCCTCGTGCGGCGGCGCTAACCGTGTATCTACAAACAATTCACTAATgcaaactaaattttattgactAGCGACAGCGTCCACTTCCATTTCTTGAGAGTTAGCCTTGTCTGAATCACCCTTCGAGTCAATGTGCATTGTTTCTacgttctctttgttttcttcacttttaacaacattttctttagcgtccttttctatattttcgacattttcttttaattcctCGGCCTGTTTCTCTTCTTTCTCACTCTCCGCATCTTTTTTCTGTTCTAACACTTCTtcgtttttcttttctttattcTCTTTACTTTTGTCGCGTTTCTTTACAGTTTTCTTAGGGGAAGTTTTCTTCGCGTTTTCAGTGTGAACTGGTTCTGGTTTCTTTGTATTCGCTTGCTCTTTAGGTTCTTCGGGTCGCGTATCGGCTGCTTGTGGTTGTTCCTCAGCTTCCTTTACCTTCTCAGGTTGCACCTCTTCTTTGTTGTCCTCTAAAGGTTTTTGTTCTATTTTAATCTCTTCCTCGTTATGTACTTGTGCTTCTGGAGCAGGTGCTGGGGGTTCCGTTTGAGGCTCTGCTATCGCTTCTTCTTTGGTTGTTTCTTTCATTTCGACATCACCATTTTGAACATTTGGTTTTTCAGGATTATTCATTTCAACATCTTGAGGTTGCGCGGCAGCTTTAGCAGCGGCAGCATTGCTCTCGGCCTTCGCTTCGAGGACAGCTATGCATTTCTGTATACATTTGATCGCCTCTTTCCTAGCCAGCCTTATGTTTTCTTTTCCTTCTGTTTCAATATTATCTAATTTGATTAGATTCCTAGTTAACATCTCGTCTAGGAATAGGTATTGTTTGTCGTTTTTGGCCCCTTTAAAGTTTTCCACTTCTGTCATTAGGTTCAAGACGTCAGTTTGAATACTGAGAATCTGGGAAATGGGGTCATTGGCTGGATGAGCTTGTTGGGGAGGCGGTTGTGTTTGGTTGCACTGGGGAGGTGGTTGATTTTCTTTACAGGGAGGGGGAGCCTGTGGTGAAGTGGCGCGTTGCTGAGATGGTGTCGCCTTCTGTTGAGGAGCCTGCCTCTGCTGCGGAGATGGTTTTTGTTGTTGCCTGGACGGAGTTTCAGTTTTGGGAGAAGTCTGCTCCTGATAATTCTGTGGTTTCGGTGACTGGGATCTCTGGGGCGAGGCGCCGCGGGCGAATGCAGACTGAGGGTACATCTTCTGTTTCGAGAACGGTTGAGCAGATTGTCTAAAGAAAGGTCTGTCAAAGCTCTTTGCGAATGGGAACCCTACGGGTCCATCatctgcaaaataattttctctaTCGATATGCGGCTGTGGGGGTGGCACGTATGCAGGCTTTGTATCAGCGAAATGAGTCCCATGatctacagttttatttattactggtTCATCCCTACCCTCTACATATATTGGTATGTGTCTAACATTAGAGGACTGCTCAGACTGTGAATGATGTTGATCCTGTTGATTTTGACCGCTCATCTTGTGGCTATTCTGATTTACAGTGCGATGATCGGGAGGTGCTGACATTGACCTCTGATTCCTCTCGTCTGCATCAACTACACTGGGATCAGTCGCACTCTTCTGTCCTAGATCGACAGTATTTCTTAAACCGTACTGTGGCAAGGGAACCTGTTCCTCTTTTGGAGATCCTACGTCTTGTTCAGTCTGTGTGGCCGCTGTCTGTTGCGACGGTGATTGGGGCTGATGAGTTTGTGGTTCTGGCTGAAACTGCTCGTCTCTAGAACCAAATCTTCTGTTCCAATGTGAAGGGAAGTGTTCTCTAAACTCTGGCGGTATATCGTCAAACGGGAATCTGTCAAATCCACCGAAGCCGTCGGCTGTATCTGCAAGAACGAAACGTTTTTTTACAACACCTGTAACATCATATAACCATGATATTAGTGATGTTAAATTGTGCtaactaaatgtttttaaattattatggaagttaataaaaaacaaaagcagAACAAAGatgttaacataaatttcTCTTAgtgcatttataataaaaacaagtttatATAAGTTTCGTACCATCAATGCCGTCCTGACTAGACGGTCTTCGTTTCCTGGCCCACGTGGCCGGCCGCTGTCTCAGGCGCGCCGCTATATCCGGATGCCGGGACGCGAGCTCGCTCCACGCTCCGCTGCCTTCCTCCTCATCAAACGGAAAACCGCGCTGTGGAAATCACGTACCACGTTTAGTAACACTGGATTGACTACATTTgtaagctttaaaaaaaacattttttttatattaccacATCATTTCTACACTTTCAGTTTGCACAGTGTGTTTTCGATGATCATAATACGCTAACGTGACAAAACACGTCTGTAtgttaatatacttattatccGTTTGTCGaggaagtaaaaatatatacaagagATTAATTTGGACGCCGCACTCCGTTTGGGGCATGGTGAGTTTACATATATAGCGTTTTAATGTCAATTAATGGTATTGATGCCGTTGTGTATATTAAGTGATATTTGCGTCGTGACGGTGACTCCATATACAGAAAGAGGTTAAAGCGGGACCTCATTACCGTCGACTACTGCATTACGCTTCCAAACTAGTTTCCTCGCGTCTGTACGTTGATATCTTAATCGtattaagtttttctttttggtTGTATCATAACTCAAGCATTATCTTAACGTCGACAGCGTCGAAGTTAATTGATGCCGATACATTACGATTTACGACTCCGCAATCCATAGTCAACCTACTTAAGTACATACTGGACATCCTCTGTGAGGAAGTctcgtatttataaattacaaccaTATATGCGTTATAAAGCCGATGGGCAGATCGATAAAAAGATTAATGTTATtgcaatttacataataaaggttactttatacatttttatttcatcgtaCGCTCGATGAAGTGCACCCATCCTTCTTCCTAATTAATACtacattacttatttttcatGTCACGACAGACTCAACACGACATCTCCGAGGCTTTTgacgataatttatttattcattatgtatttatagttaCAACGAAATTCTCCGAAGAGAACAACAGGTCTGAGGCCAAAGGTTAGTCGgtgtaatattcaataaagccgtgtaatgaaataaaaaacttcattaaaataaattgtgtacCATCTTGTTTGGTCAAAGGTAGAGCGTGAAGACGTTtatgaacaaattaaaatgtaaaaaaatcttaaatcacTGCTCTAGTTCAACATCATATCGAGTCACTGAAGACATCATCAGCTTGATGCGACGGttctattttaaatcacatttatagaacataacaaataataactattaataatgatCGGTTTGCAGCTTGCTCTatattaacatacatacatacgtatcACTGTATTTGGACATGTTAATCTCATGTACACAATGCGGTTCACATGTTCGAGTCGtttgtatatgttatttaaagatttcaatACAGACGAAATGTATTGTCTGTTGAATGATACAGAAAGGGAAATCGCGATATCTGAGAATCCAGTTAGTGTTTAACggggttttttatttatcaatttgaCAACCAATTAATTAATggtattattctttattttaaaatatatgagttatttgaattaatcttaaaaattatcaaccagatatgttaaatagtaaagaatactatataaataagtacagtttatataattggtcataggtaaaatatattagtgatTTCTCGAATAAAccgtaacaaacaaacaaatgaaaatatttgtaatgataGGAATTACGAAATCCGCATACCGTTTACGACATACGATGCATCGTAATGTCTCGAActttgaaacattaaaaagcgCTCAGACAGCGAGAAAgaccattatttaatatttagcgaTAATTGATGACATCACCGCGTAGGTGATGAAGACACATCACATGAGATCTCCTGTGGACATAACAACATGTAGAAGAACCACTTTATTgcagatacatatatatattatataacgttCAAATCTTCAAATTGGAACTTTCAGATTAATTTCTCAATATTTGGTTGCTATTATACATTTCAAGATTCCTCCAAGTATTCGTCCACTCTATGTAGgatgaacaaaattttttttttcactcacaaaaatatattaaacatactttttactcattaaattttcacataaaataaacaaatattttaaaatatcatctcGTTTTCTTTGGTTACTGCATTTGACGAACTACTTTTAATGACATAAGAATATACTTACAGAGAACTAAAATATGAATACCACTTTACGAGAGGTCATTGACCTACCGAACATCAGAAGGTGGAGCGCGAACTTTAACAACACGAttgagatttaataaaatacacaacataagaaaaaaaatagatcAAGTGCACGAGAATGAAagaaacatacaaaatttgtCACCACACATAAATAAACCGGTAATCAaggctttttataaataattgtaaaaggAACCAAACGTCGGAAATATATTCgctgtatacatatttaatattacatacacattataaattagttaTGTCGTTACCATAAGCAGGCAACGAGAttgattcaattaaataaataaataaatgaataaatatagaaataaataaataatggtctaataaaaataatgtctatAAGTCGTCCGGCCATGTATGGCGTAAAGAACACACATCCGGCCGTTATGATTATATAAAGGATTGAACAAATTAGtcgattttcatattatagcGTGTGGGTAGCGGGTGGCGGGTGGTGAGGGGTGGCGGGGCGAGGGGCGAGACCTGACGCATTATTGTAACACCGGCCCAAGTCGATCTGCCATCTAATGTATAAACCGAACGTGACATCACCCCGGCTATACATAATGTTTACCTAAAACGAGGATTTacaagagaaaatatttacaacagcATACATAACAAGCTTGATGCTTCACTGTTGTGTGATTCCAGCCGTCGAGTTATGATTTTATACGATTGATGTTaaacgacatttaaaaaaaaagcatcaGTACCAACAACATGaaacgtaatttaaaatttaaataatagacatTCAGACAGTTGACATTGAGGGTGATatgaaggtaaaaaaaaaacattaaggaAACGTTATTTGAAAGTCGATTTATATTTCGATCTACAATTCAAGACTATACAATATATCTGAGAGGAATCTcatcacttttattataatatgcatATTGCGGGCGgccattatattaacatatttcaaaCTAAGTCCAGAACAGTGTACCGACCGAGGTgtattcgtatttattttaaccatCTGGTGTAagagtaatttaataacaaactcGGCGCCTTCCTATATTAGCCGCATTTAGTACGGCGCTTGTGTGAAATTACACAGACTCGGAATTATCAGAGACAGACCCGGTCTATATGTGAAATTATGATTCAAAAAGCTATTAACTTGTGGCTCCGGAGCCGAGTTCGACTTATCTTATCTCAAAGCTTTGAATGCTCGATGTTTACATTTCGTGAATATGGTATTCTTAAAGAAACGAATCCATTTGTCGTTTCTCTTTACAACATCgagttaaaaattactttttaatatatttttgcaagcAAAATGTCACTAGtacatgttttaatattattaagtgttttcaattaattatttttttacctttaacTTTTAACATCGATTCACTTTCTTATAGAAAAaggtattatataagtattataaaggAATGTCATGAGCACTCCAACTTCTTTCACTCGAAAATCGCAAGATGACACTTTCTAGTGTCGAAAGCGGCAAAACAAATCTAGATAACATAGGCTTAACCTGGTAACAAAgagttctatttttaaattttactgtaaataaaaaaataactttcatattgTCATACGGCCTCGTTAACAAAGGCCACATTGGTACAGTATTTATTGAAGAGCCCACGTCTATAAATGGCGTTACGATAACAGCTGCCCGCGCACCTTTGACTCACGGCTCACGACTCGTATACCgactttttgtttacaatacacatggtttttcaaaattttcaatacgatttataaaaacaaagactgtataaaacaaaaatcgaccagaaaagaaaaaataatataataagaaattaaaaaaaaaaaaacagaaatgaTAATGTCCgagttaaatttttgttttgcaatTTCAAATTACGCGTTTCCGTTGAAATCtaacaatgtattaaaaaagtacaaaattGTCTTTACTTGGtcctgtaatattttaaacaatttaaacaatatttttaaaacataatacgGAATTAAGTTATGTTAATAGCATCTCGATCGGTTGatacataatgaaataattaatgacaaTATTTCATGCAAGGATAAGGTTAACGATTCCACAAATGACTGTGTTTGTACGGAACATGACGCAccgattatttattaatttttaattaattttgatatattatcgAATGCAACAAACTGTAttcaaattcataatatagatattatctttcgatttctttttctaaattaaaaaaaaatagatatatgaAATTCACATAACCTAACCTTACCTACCTCATAACGATATTCGGGCGGCTTATCCAAAACTACGGGTGACTCCatgatttagattttataaacactGGAATCTATCACAGATATACACAACACCACGGTATAATACTGATAGCGAACGAAAAATACAATCTTGTCTCTCACGTGTTTCAATAACAACTGAGCTTGGTAGAAAGCGTTCGGCTGTATTTATACAGAGCCGGGGACTCGGACTCTCGAAACGTCTAGATGGTTCGAGAAAAGCGTTGGTTGTATTACAAATACACTGCTGTAGCGGCGACGTATATTGCACACTATACACGgctgacaaaataaatttataaaatccatTTACCGTATAAAACCATCAGTGTATTATGTTTTGTCTCGGAGCGGTATAGGTAGATGGAGCGATATTTTGTCTTGGACTGTTCgagaagatatttattttatatatgtacactcatttatacattgtataaaaaaaaaatttatattcatacattaattaaaaatattctaaaagcaaaatataaaaagctatACTAGtagtatttcaaaatttacgtATCAAGTCTACTGACTGACATAGAAACTGTATTAATTGACGTATCAACAAAAGATAAACAACGATTCAATCGAAAAAATTCTCCATAAGGAATCATGTtcagatatattttagtaaaataccataaaatctctcatttaaatacatcatATTTTCTGTTCTGTTAAGAATTACGTATGCAAGTGTCTCTTGACAAAGCGTGACTAAAACTGTTAATATACTAGtatacacatttatatgtaGCCTGATTAATTTTCAGATGATGTGGGTGATGTCTTTCAGGAGTCCTCGTTGTTCGTGTGTTCATCGGCGAAAACGAAATAATACGCAAAACATGActattttcaaatgaaaacaattttacataatatatatctttgaaCATTTTACGTAAGCACCCTACCTACCTCAATTCTAAACAACATCAACGAAATATGTATACAGAAAATTTGTTACTCCatagaatatttgttataatttgttgataatatatgaaaagataaataaaaaaaatatatcatcaaGGAATGCGACATCTAGATTACAGCCTAGTTTCAATCACTGTccacaaattataaatgacaataaaGAATTGAATCGTACGTTTGTAACAGAATGTAATGAAAGATTGATCGtacaactaaaaataatgcTATCAAAGACGCGGAAGTCGTCCCGAGTTACTGTATCGGTCTGACATATGAAGGAGGCGACTTCATtgtatttcaatgatattGTCCACATTTTAGAAACGACTTAACTTTACATGCATTCATAATTATCATATCCGATAGAGTGTGAAAGTTAAAACAAACTCACCGcgtatgataattaaatattaacagagTGCTAGATTGGAAAGTATTTATAGCCTTGATATGGAGGTATGCATTTTAACGGAACGACGAATAATGTTTTGTGTAGACCGAGAGACTCAACTAGGATTTGGAGACATGCCATCCAAATAACAGTTGAatcaatttgataatttttaaaaaaattaacacagaTTTTAATGGGTTAATGTCTGACAATTTTGGCACAACGATGAAGATGAATTTCACGTTTTTATCGAAATA encodes:
- the LOC116775629 gene encoding BAG domain-containing protein Samui isoform X2; the protein is MPLRRSFRGFPFDEEEGSGAWSELASRHPDIAARLRQRPATWARKRRPSSQDGIDDTADGFGGFDRFPFDDIPPEFREHFPSHWNRRFGSRDEQFQPEPQTHQPQSPSQQTAATQTEQDVGSPKEEQVPLPQYGLRNTVDLGQKSATDPSVVDADERNQRSMSAPPDHRTVNQNSHKMSGQNQQDQHHSQSEQSSNVRHIPIYVEGRDEPVINKTVDHGTHFADTKPAYVPPPQPHIDRENYFADDGPVGFPFAKSFDRPFFRQSAQPFSKQKMYPQSAFARGASPQRSQSPKPQNYQEQTSPKTETPSRQQQKPSPQQRQAPQQKATPSQQRATSPQAPPPCKENQPPPQCNQTQPPPQQAHPANDPISQILSIQTDVLNLMTEVENFKGAKNDKQYLFLDEMLTRNLIKLDNIETEGKENIRLARKEAIKCIQKCIAVLEAKAESNAAAAKAAAQPQDVEMNNPEKPNVQNGDVEMKETTKEEAIAEPQTEPPAPAPEAQVHNEEEIKIEQKPLEDNKEEVQPEKVKEAEEQPQAADTRPEEPKEQANTKKPEPVHTENAKKTSPKKTVKKRDKSKENKEKKNEEVLEQKKDAESEKEEKQAEELKENVENIEKDAKENVVKSEENKENVETMHIDSKGDSDKANSQEMEVDAVASQ
- the LOC116775629 gene encoding BAG domain-containing protein Samui isoform X1 is translated as MESPVVLDKPPEYRYERGFPFDEEEGSGAWSELASRHPDIAARLRQRPATWARKRRPSSQDGIDDTADGFGGFDRFPFDDIPPEFREHFPSHWNRRFGSRDEQFQPEPQTHQPQSPSQQTAATQTEQDVGSPKEEQVPLPQYGLRNTVDLGQKSATDPSVVDADERNQRSMSAPPDHRTVNQNSHKMSGQNQQDQHHSQSEQSSNVRHIPIYVEGRDEPVINKTVDHGTHFADTKPAYVPPPQPHIDRENYFADDGPVGFPFAKSFDRPFFRQSAQPFSKQKMYPQSAFARGASPQRSQSPKPQNYQEQTSPKTETPSRQQQKPSPQQRQAPQQKATPSQQRATSPQAPPPCKENQPPPQCNQTQPPPQQAHPANDPISQILSIQTDVLNLMTEVENFKGAKNDKQYLFLDEMLTRNLIKLDNIETEGKENIRLARKEAIKCIQKCIAVLEAKAESNAAAAKAAAQPQDVEMNNPEKPNVQNGDVEMKETTKEEAIAEPQTEPPAPAPEAQVHNEEEIKIEQKPLEDNKEEVQPEKVKEAEEQPQAADTRPEEPKEQANTKKPEPVHTENAKKTSPKKTVKKRDKSKENKEKKNEEVLEQKKDAESEKEEKQAEELKENVENIEKDAKENVVKSEENKENVETMHIDSKGDSDKANSQEMEVDAVASQ
- the LOC116775629 gene encoding BAG domain-containing protein Samui isoform X3, producing MKRNRGFPFDEEEGSGAWSELASRHPDIAARLRQRPATWARKRRPSSQDGIDDTADGFGGFDRFPFDDIPPEFREHFPSHWNRRFGSRDEQFQPEPQTHQPQSPSQQTAATQTEQDVGSPKEEQVPLPQYGLRNTVDLGQKSATDPSVVDADERNQRSMSAPPDHRTVNQNSHKMSGQNQQDQHHSQSEQSSNVRHIPIYVEGRDEPVINKTVDHGTHFADTKPAYVPPPQPHIDRENYFADDGPVGFPFAKSFDRPFFRQSAQPFSKQKMYPQSAFARGASPQRSQSPKPQNYQEQTSPKTETPSRQQQKPSPQQRQAPQQKATPSQQRATSPQAPPPCKENQPPPQCNQTQPPPQQAHPANDPISQILSIQTDVLNLMTEVENFKGAKNDKQYLFLDEMLTRNLIKLDNIETEGKENIRLARKEAIKCIQKCIAVLEAKAESNAAAAKAAAQPQDVEMNNPEKPNVQNGDVEMKETTKEEAIAEPQTEPPAPAPEAQVHNEEEIKIEQKPLEDNKEEVQPEKVKEAEEQPQAADTRPEEPKEQANTKKPEPVHTENAKKTSPKKTVKKRDKSKENKEKKNEEVLEQKKDAESEKEEKQAEELKENVENIEKDAKENVVKSEENKENVETMHIDSKGDSDKANSQEMEVDAVASQ
- the LOC116773784 gene encoding vacuolar protein sorting-associated protein 18 homolog, translated to MTSIFDQYEQASQVSQRLVPPSEQMTSSGYINIQLDDNKPMFSKRQMNFTPSDLITHVAVSSDYLVLAMANGMIFRLDVKMPDENEEINYSKYVQPNSKLTAIFLDPLGYHLLLAFAARNKDGNPELVYLHRKSNKLKTVAKSRNYEVTEVGWNYENTSTSTTGPILLGTSQGHIIETELETDSDKMFTASQQYWRQIFDIGKGTDTPITGIQFHRVNNTTKFFIFVTTPKRLYQFIGHAMASDEKPFLQSIFHSYLTTVETGFHEIPSTLKYSKLQFFFDKTNSPKTFAWLTEPGIFYGQLDPTSQQNSNSLFTQGELITYSDKSEKNDTKEATPLSFVLTEFHVLLMYSDRVKAVSLLNQKLVYEDRYSEVHGKLKNIVKDPIGKTIWTVTDKAVFRYKVEREERNVWRIYSDKEQFDLAKRYCQNNPAYIDIINVKQAELLFKKGDYDKSAETYAETQSSFETVCLKFLECDQVNSLKVYLSKRLDTLDDDKTLISMIVIWMTELFLSQLGSLRRTGKADSNEYHQIQSNFEIFLLQPKVTKCMQHIKTVIYDLMSSHGDKQNLIKLTIINEDHENVVAQNIYEKSYVQALNMLQHLKKPDLFYQFAPALMEEIPRETVNALISLGPILSSSRLLPAFLSCENDEAHVSEIIRYLTFMLQNYNVKDRAIHNYLLTLYAEHDVPALMRYLSRQGQELSMVNYDVHYALRLCREKNLTEACVKLSALLGLWESAAELALQVDTGLAKTVADMPDDVTLQRRLWLGVAEHVITKNQDIKVAMSLLEECPLIKIEDILPFFSDVITIDHFREPICQSLQEYNNQIEELKAEMEDATKSAEYVRSEIQSFRGRSALVCSSDTCCVCSLALLLRPFYLFPCSHRFHSDCLRTEILPVLAPARRNKLTDLQKQLTLLSNIELSTVTSSGLPLREVLKNEIDDIVASECLYCGEYMITCIDRPFIADEDWDRVMKEWE